The DNA window TTCTGATCGGCACGGCTCCCCCAAGTGGGACGGTGATGGTTAACGGCCGAGCGATCGCGCGCAGTGCAGCCGGACACTTCGCCCCCAGTTTCCCCCTCCAGCTGGGCGATAATACCTTTGTATTGGACTATAACGGTCGCGACGAACAGCGCGTCGTAGTGACTCGCGTGCCGATTGCACCGCCGCTGCCGGATGGTGCGGCTTTTTTACCCGACTCCCTCGTTCCTGCCCGCACCATCACCCGCTTACCCGGCGAGACTATCTGTCTGGAGGCAACAGCAGCACCCGACGCGATCGTTCGCGCGCATCTCAGCGGACTAGATATAGCCCTCTCACCGCAGCCGCCTGCAGTCAGGCTCTCCTCTAACGCAGCCGTGTTAACTGCGACCAATCGCCCGCAGCCGATCGCTTACCAAATCTTCGCCAGCTGCATCCGCGCGATCGCGGCCGGACCGTTGGGCATACCGGAGTTCTATCTCGAACTCGACGGCGAGCAAATCGCTCGCTCGGGACCAGGCAGCATAGAGATTCTGGAGCCCAGCGCGTTGACGGTGGTGGAGGTAACTGCTGCTGCTGGCGTTGCGCGCTCGGGTCCGAGTACGACGTATTCCCGCTTGACGCCGCTGCCACGCGGCACGCGGGCGACCGTCACCGGTGCCGAGGGCGACTGGTTGCGCCTCGACTACGGCGGATGGATTCGCGCTAGCGAGACGCAACCGCTGGAGAGTGTCGTGCCCCCGCAAGCGATTGTGCGGGGGCTGAGCGCGCGTCAAGTACCCGGGGCAACTGAAGTAACGATCCCTCTCAGCCTGCCCGTGCCGATTGCCATCCAACAGGACGACGATACGCTGACGCTGACGCTCTTTAACACGGTCGCCCAAACCGACACGATCCGTTTCGATGCCGATCCCCTTGTCCGCCGCCTGGATTGGGAGCAACGCGACCCGACAACGGTGCAGTATCGCTTCCAATTGCGGAGCGCTCAACAATGGGGATACACCGCGCGCTACGACGGCACGCAGTTGGTATTGCAACTGCGCCATCCGCCCCAACGCCAGTCGAGATCCCTGACTGGTGTAGTGGTTCTACTCGATCCCGGTCACGGCGGGGACGAACTCGGGACCCGCGGTCCGACGGGATATCCCGAAAAGGCAATGAACTTAGACGTCTCAATGCTGCTGGCGCAAGCGTTGCGCGAGCGGGGAGCGACAGTGTATCTGACGCGCACGGACGATAGCGCCGTGTCCTTGGGCGATCGCGCGGCGGCCATCGCCGAGCAGCAGCCCACTGTAGCCCTTTC is part of the Rubidibacter lacunae KORDI 51-2 genome and encodes:
- a CDS encoding N-acetylmuramoyl-L-alanine amidase, whose protein sequence is MLHSPARTALALLGCLAGSTTVTAVVQAESVLHLTYPPLQHQTTAERIFLIGTAPPSGTVMVNGRAIARSAAGHFAPSFPLQLGDNTFVLDYNGRDEQRVVVTRVPIAPPLPDGAAFLPDSLVPARTITRLPGETICLEATAAPDAIVRAHLSGLDIALSPQPPAVRLSSNAAVLTATNRPQPIAYQIFASCIRAIAAGPLGIPEFYLELDGEQIARSGPGSIEILEPSALTVVEVTAAAGVARSGPSTTYSRLTPLPRGTRATVTGAEGDWLRLDYGGWIRASETQPLESVVPPQAIVRGLSARQVPGATEVTIPLSLPVPIAIQQDDDTLTLTLFNTVAQTDTIRFDADPLVRRLDWEQRDPTTVQYRFQLRSAQQWGYTARYDGTQLVLQLRHPPQRQSRSLTGVVVLLDPGHGGDELGTRGPTGYPEKAMNLDVSMLLAQALRERGATVYLTRTDDSAVSLGDRAAAIAEQQPTVALSIHYNALPDDGDAIETAGIGAFWYHPQAHDLAAFLHDYLTETLDRPSYGVFWNNLALTRPHAAPTVLLELGFAINPEEFEWIIDPPSQQALARAIADGLVRWFDRVAPQPTEPKR